GAtagcattaaaatttatggATTAGTTAGATGGCAAATAAACAGACAGAAAATATGCCTTAAATGTGTATCAAAAATGCCAAGAAAACACAATTTGTTTCCTTGAAtttttaaaaccaaaaacattataaagtaatttaatttaatatccgatatatgttttatttacaaGATAAAGGAAGAATCTTAGAAAGTTTTCATTACGATAACTTCCCAATATAGTACGCTAACAAAGATATGTACAGACAGGCAGCAGGAAAAGAAATAATGTCTTTCACAGAAAAATTCTTATAAGAACCTTTCACAGAACTGGTTTCAGGCAGCGAAGATTGCGAGGATGCTGAGGATCAAGACACGAATCTCTGTCCACAGTTCTCAGCGCCCGAGGAACCAGGTGAGCAAAGAAGCAACTGATTGAttgtgtaaaaaatataatgattaaatacttttacagCCAACATGCGCCTTCTACCCGCATCGCGGTATCGTAAGCCCGTGAAAAACTATGTGGAGCCCATTCTGTACGAGGGTCAAGGATTCGCCAAGCCAAGGCAACGCATTGGCATGCTGCAGCCCCAACGACGAGATTTCTATGTGAGCAACAAGCAGATCATGCCCAGACCGCGACCCAAGTACCGCGAACCTGTTCCCCATTCCATCTATATGAACAACATTATTCGTGGCGTCAAGTGCAGCGACGAAGTGCCAGGACATCAGCACTCTAATCCACATCCTCATCCGCGACGCTATCGCAATGGCAAGCCAACGGGACCAACACAACGTGGCTGGCTGAGCAGACGCCACGGTCCAGGCTATGCTCCAGCTGGATCACAGCCCACTTCAAATGGTCACATTCGACATCGTCCCAATCCACTTTACGGCCTCAGTTCCGCTGAAGATCTGGACTCTTATGACCACGACAGCGAGTACTACGACGATGCCTCAGCAGAGCGTCTCAACTGGCCACGAGAGCATCATGCACCGGGTTCATCATCGTCGCCTACTGTGGATCCTTGTCAGGCCGAGCATCGCCAGGAGCGGGAAAGGGAGCGAGCCAGGGAGTTGGAGAGGGAGCATgacagagagcgagataaTGATCATATGTTGCAATATCCACAACCTGTTGCTCCACGTTTCTTTACCTAGGCTAAGgctacaaaacaaattgcagtACTATAAAGCACACAGTAGCACATTAAGAAACTGCACCACGAGAATAAAGCTAGTTAATAAAGTAAacattacagggtattagAAAGTATATAGGTTAGAGCTGCATTATAAACTAATAAATGAAAGCTAAGATTAATGAAATTCAGACAATGTCTTAATTGTAAAACAGCAACGAATTAAACCCTATTACGGGATATTATAATGTGAATCAAAGttatatgcaaataaagttacgaaaaatttaaatgaagctTAGACAAGTCTAACCCATTCTGAATAATAACAAGAAGAATTAGTAAGTAAGCTActctataaataatatataaaactaaaacaaattttaatgaagaaatgaacaaaatatgttattataGGGTATCTAAAAGTATAGCTGAGTTACCCGGCTGCTCTACAAACCCAAAAACTCCAACTAATTTTCAtgagatttaaatatttctaatggCTTTCATTAAAGTACAGAGGTTAAAAATCGGCACTCTAATGAATATACAAAACTAAAGCTAATATTAAATGAGACTCATATATTTCGTTTAGTTTACAGTAACAAAAATGTCAGCAATTAAATGCTTGAAACACTTCTACAACAGAATGTCaaagtttaattgaattgtcatGCCTATACTTTGGTGGtcaatttgctttaatttgatGGCTTCCAAATGATGGCACACTCAGCACGAGTTCATCCATCAGCGACAAATGAAAATCTGAAACCAACTACATAGTAATTAGGTAAACTTCAAAAAGCTGTGATGTATCCAGAATGTGATTGCGACTTTTGACGCGTCGCCTACGTCAGCAGTGGGAATTCAATTGGTTTATAAGTATCAGTTCAACGGCTCAATCTATGAGCCTTTCGAATGTCCGAATGTATCTACAATGAGAGCCAGACACGCGCTCGTAATGACAATTCATGGCACAAAATTTTACTAGCTGGGCGGTCACCTGATTATTTGTACATTGAGACATTATGCAGATTGTTGACAAGAGTCGCAGTAGCACAGTAACACAGAGATCCCAGCAAATTCAGAGGTCTAATGATAAGGCCAAGGCTGTGATTGATGAGTGAACCACAACTGCTCATTACGACAGTTGGCTAAGTGAGTTCACACGCACACGTCTCATGCAAAGTAACAAATTAAAGCAGCGCCCTGCTTTTAGATACAACAATGTCAACAATGATATTTATAACAGTTGGAGGAAGGATATGAGAAAAGTGatgatatttataattgttgtatCAAGGATATAAGAAAAGTGTATCTATAAATAAAGAGATAACCCATTTTGGGATACATTTAGAATTTGCTTAAGGTCACACCTTACTAAatctttcaatttttaaacttAGAAAACCTGAGCTTTTAGGCTTTAGTTATTGTCCGGCTAACGCCTCTAGTCGCAATATTTCCTGAAATACTGAAGCTTAAACTGATCATTTTTGTTAACATATTCTTATAGCATTTTAGAGGTAGTTAAGTTAATATAGGTATCTTTATTACAAAGTCAGTGGTTTCATATAATACGAAAGCAAGCATTAACCGATCAATTGGATCTCTTTTTTTAgtcgcaaaatgaaaatagttttaatcCTAATTTCGAATACATTTCGtaacaattgcatttaatactcaaaaattattcaatacaTTTCCAAAGTTACTAATTAACTGAGTGAAGACAGTCTTAGCCTAAGTAAAAAATTTCAGACCGATTTCTTCTTAAATTCtacaataaattgcaaagcaaataCAGAGTATCTCACAATCCGGTTCTTCTTTTCCCAACATTCTTACTCTTTTAATTGCAAGTTTTGTTAGCGcttgaaatgtatttatctTTAATATCTTTGGAACTGCTTATCGTAAATTCCCCATTTGCACTTGCTGTtttttgtcgtcgttgtttATGCGCTGCCACAAAACATATGACTCGCAAATcgtgcaacaaaaacattcaTATCACATCactaaaaaatcaaaagagcGGGCCCCAAAGGAGTTGCCTCCAAGcgtacaaaatgaaaacaaattacCGCCGCCCCCACGCGACTTTGCTATCAAAAAACTAGCGTTTAactcacgctctctctctctctctctctctctctgtgtcaaTCTCTTTTTATGTCTCACTCTCATTCTCCCagtgttttctctctctgacATTGTAAATGTCACACAGCCAGGACGCTGTTAACGATTGTTGCGACGGCGCAAGAGAACGCCAACAGAGCGAAagagtacacacacacaaacacacagagagagagagagagagagagagagagagtgggtgAGAGAGGGAATTGACAAGCCGAGTCTAGGCCTAGTGGGCAATGTGTACTGATTTTCAGGTTCTCCTGGCTTGTGGCACAGTGCGGACGTGTTTTTCAGTTCGGTCGGAAAAACCTGCACGAAATAGGAACCTGATAGCTAAGAAaagtgcaaaagcaaaaagcgtTCAAAACCCATTTAGAAACATCCAccaaaagtcaataaaaataaaataaagaaaagtaaaacCAAATGCCAATTAAACGAAATCTTTGTAGCTACCATTTTGTTATCAAGTGTTGTGTACgtgacagtgtgtgtgtgtctaccTAGAGTTAAATTGAgcccaacacaaaaaaagaaacagaaaaccGAAAACAGCGAAACCTCAATCAAAAAACCCAAATCCGTACCCTTAACAAAAAGTGCATTTAAAACGAACATAGAATCTTTTAGCCAAATAAAACCAAAcccatatttaaattgtgtatgTGCGGTGTGTTGGCCATTTATGTTAATCATCCCAGCAAACTGgctaaaaaagcaaagcaaagcaaaaggtGTGaaccaaccacaacaacaacagcagcatcgtcagcgtcagcgtcagtttaaccaaagccaaaatcgataaaattgttaaaaataaattccatcATTAGACGCAAGCGTAATTTATGCTCTGGCAAGGAAATAACGTAATTCGCTTAATTGAAAACGCAAACACTGCCACATAACGAGCTAACATTCAAGTTGATTGCAAACAAAACCACCGTTTCGAAATCTAAATCTAAAGATAAATACCAAATGAGCAGCATTTAAAAGGAgaacatccacatccacagcAGCCACTGTAGCAGCCACTGTAGCA
This window of the Drosophila albomicans strain 15112-1751.03 chromosome 2L, ASM965048v2, whole genome shotgun sequence genome carries:
- the LOC117563787 gene encoding uncharacterized protein LOC117563787, which codes for MDHPCFVRVIVLRTPLMRHDPCTNFTLAMQATSTTSTTAKPKGRKCKPKVKKAKPKPEQRLASVNNINSTSSSTSSSTSTTTSTVSTSIETTTELPTTSSTESETSPTTTEEPPTTTEMTTTTTEEPTTTTTTATTTTSSTTPLTTPTTTTTTESIVYSRNNQLKSLRGRRRKQGRRRPSVPDAPRIKLDGAMQSSDALPVFQSTEVSELRSRPETTTKPNDLETTTPECAEDTDEVEAEPERKAADNETEELVSGSEDCEDAEDQDTNLCPQFSAPEEPANMRLLPASRYRKPVKNYVEPILYEGQGFAKPRQRIGMLQPQRRDFYVSNKQIMPRPRPKYREPVPHSIYMNNIIRGVKCSDEVPGHQHSNPHPHPRRYRNGKPTGPTQRGWLSRRHGPGYAPAGSQPTSNGHIRHRPNPLYGLSSAEDLDSYDHDSEYYDDASAERLNWPREHHAPGSSSSPTVDPCQAEHRQERERERARELEREHDRERDNDHMLQYPQPVAPRFFT